The proteins below are encoded in one region of Hordeum vulgare subsp. vulgare chromosome 3H, MorexV3_pseudomolecules_assembly, whole genome shotgun sequence:
- the LOC123439655 gene encoding uncharacterized protein LOC123439655: METMVANGGGEGRAAARYGDREQQGAGCGGARRFQMPLHYPRYTRENYEAMPEWQLDRLLSDYGLPVHGSVHHKRSFAMGAFLWGAGN; encoded by the coding sequence ATGGAGACGATGGTGGCGAATGGCGGCGGGGAGGGTCGGGCGGCGGCGAGGTACGGGGACAGGGAGCAGCAGGGCGCGGGATGCGGGGGTGCGCGCCGCTTCCAGATGCCGCTGCACTACCCGAGGTACACCAGGGAGAACTACGAGGCCATGCCCGAGTGGCAGCTCGACCGCCTCCTCTCTGACTACGGCCTCCCCGTCCACGGCAGCGTCCACCACAAGCGCAGCTTCGCCATGGGCGCCTTCCTCTGGGGCGCTGGCAACTGA